In Numida meleagris isolate 19003 breed g44 Domestic line chromosome 3, NumMel1.0, whole genome shotgun sequence, the following are encoded in one genomic region:
- the B3GAT2 gene encoding galactosylgalactosylxylosylprotein 3-beta-glucuronosyltransferase 2, which translates to MHTEQKGKEQLQRRPREDVINVSNPHHSHRMLSDESPYFRTRTVSGSRASPPRHPEAALPTIYAITPTYSRPVQKAELTRLANTLRQVARLHWILVEDAAARSELVSRFVADAGLPCTHLHVPTPRRYKRPGLPRATEQRNAGLAWLRQRHQHLPAPQPGVLFFADDDNTYSLELFHEMRTTRKVSVWPVGLVGGRRYERPVVENGKVVGWYTGWRADRPFAIDMAGFAVSLQVILSHPKAVFKRRGSQPGMQESDFLKQITTVEELEPKANNCTKVLVWHTRTEKVNLANEPKYHLDTVNIEV; encoded by the exons atgcacacagagcagaaaggaaaggagcagcTTCAGAGGAGGCCGCGTGAAGACGTGATCAATGTCTCTAACCCACACCATTCCCACCGCATGCTCAGTGATGAATCACCCTATTTCCGAACCCGAACAGTCTCCGGGTCG CGGGCGTCCCCCCCGCGGCACCCCGAGGCCGCGCTGCCCACCATCTATGCCATCACGCCCACGTACAGCCGCCCGGTGCAGAAGGCCGAGCTGACCCGGCTGGCCAACACCCTCCGGCAGGTGGCGCGGCTCCACTGGATCCTGGTGGAGGACGCGGCGGCGCGCAGCGAGCTGGTGAGCCGCTTCGTGGCGGACGCCGGGCTGCCCTGCACGCACCTGCACGTCCCCACGCCGCGCCGCTACAAGCGGCCCGGGCTGCCCCGCGCCACCGAGCAGCGCAACGCCGGCCTGGCCTGGCTGCGGCAGCGGCACCAGCACCTGCCGGCCCCCCAGCCCGGCGTGCTCTTCTTCGCCGACGACGACAACACCTACAGCCTGGAGCTCTTCCACGAG ATGCGCACAACCCGCAAGGTGTCGGTGTGGCCCGTGGGGCTGGTCGGGGGACGGCGGTACGAGCGCCCGGTCGTGGAGAACGGCAAGGTCGTCGGGTGGTACACGGGCTGGAGAGCCGACAGGCCCTTCGCCATCGACATGGCTG GATTTGCTGTGAGTCTTCAGGTGATTCTGTCACATCCAAAGGCCGTATTCAAGCGTCGCGGTTCTCAGCCAGGAATGCAAGAATCTGATTTTCTGAAACAGATAACAACAGTGGAGGAACTGGAgccaaaagcaaacaactgcACAAAG GTTCTTGTATGGCACACGCGAACAGAAAAGGTGAATCTAGCTAATGAGCCAAAATATCATCTGGACACAGTCAATATTGAGGTATGA